GAGGACCCGCGGGTCGACCTGGTCTCCTTCACCGGCTCGACCGGCACGGGCCGGGCGATCATGGCCGCCGCAGCGCCCAGCCTGAAGAAGGTCTTCCTCGAGCTCGGCGGCAAGTCGGCGGCGATCGTGCTCGACGACGCCGACGTCGCCTCGGCGGCCTCGATGGCCGCCTTCTCGGTTGCCGTCCACGCAGGTCAGGGCTGCGCGCTGACCACCCGTCTCGTGGTGCCCCGAGCCGACTACGACGCCGCGGTCGAGTCCGCCGCGGCCACGATGTCTGCCCTCGGCGTGGGCGACCCGGCCGATCCCGGCACCATCTGCGGACCGGTGATCTCCTCCGTGCAGCGCGACCGGATCCTGCGCTATCTCGCGCTCGCCGAGGAGGAGGGCGGCCGGTTCGCGGCCGGAGGCGCCGTCGCGGCGCACGACGGTGACCTCGCCGAGGGGTTCTGGATCCAGCCCACCGTCGTCGCCGGCCTCGACAACACCGCCCGCGTCGCCCGCGAGGAGATCTTCGGCCCCGTGCTCACCGTCATCGCCCACGACGGCGACGACGATGCCGTACGCATCGCCAACGACTCGCCCTACGGCCTCTCCGGCTCCGTCGAGTCCGGGTCGCTGGAGCGCGCCAAGTCGGTCGCCGCCCGGATCCGCACCGGCACCATCGGCGTCAACGGCGGCCAGTGGTTCGGCGCTGACGCCCCCTTCGGCGGCTACAAGCAGTCCGGCCTCGGCCGGGAGATGGGGGTCGAGGGCTTCGAGGAGTACCTCGAGACCAAGCTCGTCGCGGAGCCCGCATGAACCCGAGCCGGCTCGTTCTGACCGGAAACCCCGTCGAGTCGGCTCGTTATAACGAGCCGACTCGACGGGAAATCTTGTCAGAAGGAGCCGACTCGGCAGGGATCGATGTCAGAACGCGCCGACTCGGCGCGCGGGAGGTAGGTGGAGCATGAAGGTCGATGGTCGGTTCAAGGACAAGGTCGTCGTGGTCACCGGGGCGGCGCAGGGGATCGGGGAGGCGTACGCCAAGGGGCTGGCGGCCGAGGGGGCGGCGGTCGTCGTCGCCGACCTGAACGAGGACAAGGGACAGCAGGTCGCCAAGGAGATCGAGGCGTCCGGAGGCGCGGCGAGATTCGTCCGCTGCGATGTCTCCGAGCACGCCTCGGCGGCCGCGCTCGTGGCCGAGACGACCGAGGCGTACGGCGGGATCGACGGGCTGATCAACAACGCCGCGATCTACGGCGAGATGGCCTTCGACCTGCTGATCACCGTCGACTGGGACTACTACGAGAAGTTCATGGACGTGAACCTCAACGGCGCGCTGGTGATGACCCGCGCGGTCTATCCCGCGATGCAGCAGCGGGGCGGGGGCGCGATCCTCAACCAGTCGAGCACCGCGGCCTACCTCTACTCCGGGTTCTACGGGTTGGCGAAGGTCGGCATCAACGGCTTGACGCAGCAGCTCGCCCACGAGCTCGGCGGGATGAACATCCGGGTCAACGCGATCGCTCCCGGACCGACCGACACCGAGGCGACCCGCACCCAGGCCGGCGACGCGGCCAAGGAGATGACCAAGCAGATGGCGATCAAGCGGCTCGGTACGACCGACGACATGGTCGGCGCCGCGAAGTTCCTGCTCTCGCCGGACTCGTCGTGGATCTCCGGCCAGATCATCGCGGTCGACGGTGGCGGGACGTTCCGGCTGTGAGGGACTTTCACAAGACCCGCGCAGGCTTCGTGGGGCTCGGCAACATCGGCAGGCCGATGGCCCACCGGCTCGCGAGCGCGGACGCGGTCGAGCTGTGGGTGCACGACATCGCGCCCGAGCCGGTGGCCGAGCTGAGCGCCGCCGGTGCCACGACGGCCGGCTCCGTCGCCGAACTGGCCGCGAGCGTCGACGTGCTCAGCGTGATGGTGCGCGACGACGACCAGGTGCGTCAGGTGCTCGCCGAGGTGCTCGGTGCTGTCGGTGACCGTGCCGACGGCGCCACGCTGACGGTCCTGGTGCACTCGACCGTTGGCCCGCAGACCCCCGCCGAGCTCGCGGCCGCCGCCGAGCCGCACGGTGTCCGCGTGCTCGACGCTCCTGTCTCCGGTGGCCCGATGGGGGCGGCCGAGGGCACCCTGGCCATCCTCGTGGGCGGCGCGCCCGAGGCGTACGCAGCAGCCCGCCCCGTGCTGGAGGCGATGGGCACCAAGGTCGTCCATGCCGGTCCGGCCGGGGCCGGCACTCGCCTCAAGCTGGCTCGCAACCTGCTCCACTTCGCCTCCTTCACCGCCGCCACCGAGGCTCAGCGCCTCGCCGAGGCGGCCGGGCTCGACCTGGTGGCGCTCGGTGACGTCGTACGCCACACCGACGCGATCACCGGTGGACCGGGCGCGATCATGCACCGCGAGAGCACGGCGCCGCTCGCGGAGACCGACTTCTGGCACGGCGTCTTCGGCCACGTGGCCGCGCTGGGGGAGAAGGACCTCGGCTTCGCGATCGAGCTCGCCGACGAGCTCGGGGTCGAGGTGCCGCTCGCCCGCATCGCCCTCGACCGGCTGGGACCCGGCCTCGGGATTCCCATGACTGAGCAGACCGAGCAGTGAGCAGACGAGCAGCGAGCAAGGACCGAGCAAGGACCGAGCAAGGACCGAGCAAGGAAAGACCATGAGTGACGACACCGAGAAGTTCGCCGGGCTGCCAGAGGCCCGGGCCAGAGGCCTGCGCAAGATGGAGGAGGTCTACGGCTTCGAGATGAACGACGGCGACGGCGACTTCTTCCGCTACACCGCCGACCACCTCTTCGGCGACATCTGGCAGCGCCCCGGCCTGACCACGCGCGACCGGCGCCTCCTGCTGGTCGGGCTGCTCGCCGGCCAGGGCGCCTCCGACGTGCTCGGGATCCAGATCCCCGCGGCCCACGCCAACGGCGAGCTCGACGACGAGGAGCTGCGCGAGATCGTGGTCTTCCTCTGCCACTACACGGGCTGGCCCAACGGTGCCAAGATCAACACTGTCGTCGAGGAGACCATCGGCAAGGCCCGCCGGCACGCCCAGCGGAACGACCAGCGGAAGGACCAGCGCTCATGACGTACGTCATCACCCAGTCGTGCTGCAACGACTCCTCCTGCGTGGAGGTCTGTCCGGTGGACTGCATCCACCCGGCGCCCGACGAGGCAGGGTTCGCCTCCGCGGAGATGCTCTACATCCACCCCGACGAGTGCATCGACTGCGGAGCCTGCGAGGAGGCGTGCCCGGTCAACGCGATCTTCCCCGACGACGAGGTGCCGGAGATGTTCGCGGCCTACACCGACATCAACGCCGCCTTCTTCGAGTTCACCGGCGAGCAGGAGATGCCGGCCCCGGCGCCGCCGAGGGGAGCCAAGATCGATGGCGACACCCCGCTGAAGGTCGCCGTGGTCGGCGCCGGACCAGCGGGCTGGTTCGTCGCCGACGATCTCGCCACCACCCGGCGCTGCGACGTCGAGATCACCGTCATCGACCGTCTCTCGACTCCCTACGGCCTGGTCCGCTACGGCGTCGCCCCCGACCATCTCGACACCAAGGAGATCGTCTCCGGCTTCGCCAAGACGGCTCGTCACCGCAGGGTGAGCACCCGCTACAACATCGAGATCGGTCGCGACATCAGCCACGACGAGCTCCTCGCCGCCCATCATGCGGTCGTCTACACCACCGGCGCCGGTGAGGGCCGCAGCCTAGACGTTCCGGGGGAGGAGCTGCCCGGATCGACCTCGGCCGCCGAGCTCGTGGGCTGGTACAACGGCCATCCCGACCGCGCTGCGCTCACCTTCCCGCTCACCCATGAGCGTGCCGTCGTCATCGGCAACGGCAACGTCGCCCTCGACCTGGCCCGGCTGCTGCTGGCCGACGCCGAGGCGCTGGTGGCCTCCGACCTGGCTGACCACGCCCTCGTCGCGCTGAGCGCCTCCGACATCCGCGAGGTCGTGGTCACCGCACGGCGCGGCGCCGAGCACGCCGCGTTCACCAGCCCCGAGCTGCGGGCACTGGCCGACGACCCCGCGATCGACGTCGTGGTCGACGAGGCCGATCTGACAGGCCTGCCGAGCGAGGACGATCTGACCGTGCGCGACGCCGCCGCCTTCGCAGCCCTCCAGAAGGCGGATCTGCTCCGCGACCTGGCCGCGAGGCCGCGTACGCCT
The sequence above is drawn from the Nocardioides albertanoniae genome and encodes:
- a CDS encoding aldehyde dehydrogenase; the protein is MTTRVPTNPPAQQLVDGKLGAASLGETYAILNPATGQEIGRAPDSTADDMDAAIASARRAFDETDWSTDVAFRIRCLRQLHQAILDEAETLRELTTAEVGAPAFLVAGPQFDTPVETLAWTIDLAESYEWERDLGVGVTMGISSRRTVRKEAVGVVAAITPWNFPNQINLAKIGPALAAGNTVILKPAPDTPWLAAELGRLAAEHTDIPPGVFNVVTPRDNGVAAMLAEDPRVDLVSFTGSTGTGRAIMAAAAPSLKKVFLELGGKSAAIVLDDADVASAASMAAFSVAVHAGQGCALTTRLVVPRADYDAAVESAAATMSALGVGDPADPGTICGPVISSVQRDRILRYLALAEEEGGRFAAGGAVAAHDGDLAEGFWIQPTVVAGLDNTARVAREEIFGPVLTVIAHDGDDDAVRIANDSPYGLSGSVESGSLERAKSVAARIRTGTIGVNGGQWFGADAPFGGYKQSGLGREMGVEGFEEYLETKLVAEPA
- a CDS encoding SDR family oxidoreductase, producing the protein MKVDGRFKDKVVVVTGAAQGIGEAYAKGLAAEGAAVVVADLNEDKGQQVAKEIEASGGAARFVRCDVSEHASAAALVAETTEAYGGIDGLINNAAIYGEMAFDLLITVDWDYYEKFMDVNLNGALVMTRAVYPAMQQRGGGAILNQSSTAAYLYSGFYGLAKVGINGLTQQLAHELGGMNIRVNAIAPGPTDTEATRTQAGDAAKEMTKQMAIKRLGTTDDMVGAAKFLLSPDSSWISGQIIAVDGGGTFRL
- a CDS encoding NAD(P)-dependent oxidoreductase, which translates into the protein MRDFHKTRAGFVGLGNIGRPMAHRLASADAVELWVHDIAPEPVAELSAAGATTAGSVAELAASVDVLSVMVRDDDQVRQVLAEVLGAVGDRADGATLTVLVHSTVGPQTPAELAAAAEPHGVRVLDAPVSGGPMGAAEGTLAILVGGAPEAYAAARPVLEAMGTKVVHAGPAGAGTRLKLARNLLHFASFTAATEAQRLAEAAGLDLVALGDVVRHTDAITGGPGAIMHRESTAPLAETDFWHGVFGHVAALGEKDLGFAIELADELGVEVPLARIALDRLGPGLGIPMTEQTEQ
- a CDS encoding carboxymuconolactone decarboxylase family protein translates to MSDDTEKFAGLPEARARGLRKMEEVYGFEMNDGDGDFFRYTADHLFGDIWQRPGLTTRDRRLLLVGLLAGQGASDVLGIQIPAAHANGELDDEELREIVVFLCHYTGWPNGAKINTVVEETIGKARRHAQRNDQRKDQRS
- a CDS encoding 4Fe-4S binding protein, translating into MTYVITQSCCNDSSCVEVCPVDCIHPAPDEAGFASAEMLYIHPDECIDCGACEEACPVNAIFPDDEVPEMFAAYTDINAAFFEFTGEQEMPAPAPPRGAKIDGDTPLKVAVVGAGPAGWFVADDLATTRRCDVEITVIDRLSTPYGLVRYGVAPDHLDTKEIVSGFAKTARHRRVSTRYNIEIGRDISHDELLAAHHAVVYTTGAGEGRSLDVPGEELPGSTSAAELVGWYNGHPDRAALTFPLTHERAVVIGNGNVALDLARLLLADAEALVASDLADHALVALSASDIREVVVTARRGAEHAAFTSPELRALADDPAIDVVVDEADLTGLPSEDDLTVRDAAAFAALQKADLLRDLAARPRTPGAKRLVLRFGLTPTGILGDDAVSGIRFDSGEELEAGLVVRATGYRSAAIAGVPAEETTGRFDHEAGRLIGTRATYTAGWAKRGPTGVIGTNRACAAETVRTLLDDHAAGRLAEPTGQSIDEILDARGAPRVDHAGWEMLDTHERESGKKAGRPRIKVTDRSEQVDIATRASSVATPTSA